In Acanthochromis polyacanthus isolate Apoly-LR-REF ecotype Palm Island chromosome 18, KAUST_Apoly_ChrSc, whole genome shotgun sequence, the following proteins share a genomic window:
- the bnip3lb gene encoding BCL2 interacting protein 3 like b, with protein MSDAASTASTDNNGDSGLNGSWVELEMNRAHQAQSSSTGGPGLLPLPQVEEEEAMVGGLEHVPSSSSIHNGDMEKILLDAQHESSRSNSSCDSPPRPHTPQDEGQIIFDVDVTGRRDSQSEEDALEKERDMDILMKDADWVADWSSRPENIPPKEFHFRHPRRSVTLSMRKTGAMKKGGIFSAEFLKVFIPSLLLSHILALGLGVFIGKRLTTPPTGSF; from the exons GGTCGTGGGTGGAGTTGGAGATGAACAGAGCTCATCAAGCCCAGTCATCCTCCACAGGTGGCCCAGGCCTACTGCCTCTTCCTcaggtggaggaagaggaggccatGGTGGGAGGCCTGGAGCACGTCCCGTCCTCTTCCTCAATCCACAACGGAGACATGGAGAAGATCCTGTTGGACGCCCAGCATGAGTCAAGCCGCAGCAACTCTTCCTGTGACag CCCCCCGCGGCCCCACACTCCCCAGGATGAGGGACAGATCATCTTTGACGTGGACGTGACCGGCAGAAGAGACAGCCAA tCTGAAGAGGATGCTTTGGAGAAGGAGAGGGACATGGACATCCTGATGAAGGACGCAGATTGGGTTGCTGACTGGTCTAGTCGACCGGAAAACATTCCCCCCAA GGAATTTCATTTCCGCCACCCTCGACGCTCAGTAACGCTCAGCATGAGGAAGACTGGGGCCATGAAGAAAGGAGGCATCTTCTCTGCTGAGTTCCTCAAAGTCTTCATCCCCTCGCTGCTACTATCACACATCCTCGCTCTGGGGCTGGG TGTCTTCATTGGAAAGAGGTTGACCACGCCTCCCACCGGCTCTTTCTAA